Genomic window (Argonema galeatum A003/A1):
GGTTTTTGGCTTTTGGATCTCGAAGGGAATCCAACCACTGAGCAAAAGGAACTCTGCCATCTTGGGTAATATAACGTCGAATTTGCTTTGGTTGCACTTCCATGATTTCATTGTAGCCGCTTACCATAATAATATTAGGGCAAATGCCTGGGTGCGATCGCGCTATTCGTCGGCGTCAGCGCGTATCGCTACTCGAAAACCCAGTTCATCCAGTAATTCAATAAAAGTGTAAATTTCAGAAGCATTACTTTCTGTCAGTATCTTGTCAAGTTTTTCATGACACTGCTTCGCAGAATCTGAGAGTTTATTGCTTTTTAGATAAGCCTCTGCAACTTTTCTAAGCGCATTGCGGAGCAGTTCCGGTTCGGGATCTTTTTCTTCTAAGATAGTTTCA
Coding sequences:
- a CDS encoding DNA-binding protein, translating into MPTSDSYREFLIECLKDPEHAAGFIETILEEKDPEPELLRNALRKVAEAYLKSNKLSDSAKQCHEKLDKILTESNASEIYTFIELLDELGFRVAIRADADE